In the genome of Vicia villosa cultivar HV-30 ecotype Madison, WI linkage group LG7, Vvil1.0, whole genome shotgun sequence, one region contains:
- the LOC131619580 gene encoding cold and drought-regulated protein CORA-like — MDSKNAVFLILALLAIILLTSSEVSARDLTETSSNTKKEVNDVENGNGEDGDNGNDEYPDIGDIGDIGENGDHGDEYPVIGDGFAGNGRGYNGGYPGYGWRYNDGYPGIGWDGGYPGNGGSYHGGYYPGHGGYFGGHHGHDDVYFGGYGDGYLGHGGFYYGGGFPSNRGHSGEIVDAENKDNTHRLLAMVVIISPEVSARDLIETSSNTKKGVNDVKYGNGGYSDSGSGGYNNGYPDNGGGGYPGNGGAYNGDQGDDYADNGDYFSGNNGGYNGGYPNNGGSYTGGFYPGHRGVYIGGHHGHHGVYFGGYGGGSLGHGGVYMGGYGGGFVGNDGHKDDVVAVHTKDNTRN, encoded by the exons ATGGATTCAAAAAATGCAGTATTCCTCATCCTAGCCCTCTTGGCTATTATTCTTCTTACCTCCTCTGAGGTGTCAGCAAGAGACTTAACTGAGACTTCCTCTAATACCAAAAAAG AGGTAAATGATGTCGAAAATGGTAATGGAGAAGACGGTGATAATGGAAATGATGAGTATCCGGATATTGGTGATATTGGTGATATTGGTGAAAATGGTGATCATGGTGATGAGTATCCGGTTATTGGTGATGGATTCGCGGGTAATGGTCGGGGTTATAATGGTGGTTACCCTGGTTATGGTTGGCGTTATAATGATGGTTACCCTGGTATTGGTTGGGATGGTGGTTACCCTGGTAATGGTGGGAGCTACCATGGTGGTTATTATCCAGGTCATGGTGGTTATTTTGGTGGTCATCATGGTCATGATGATGTTTATTTTGGTGGCTATGGCGACGGTTACTTGGGTCATGGTGGCTTCTATTATGGTGGTGGTTTTCCAAGTAACCGTGGTCACAGTGGTGAAATTGTTGATGCGGAAAATAAAGACAACACTCATA GGCTCTTGGCTATGGTTGTTATTATATCACCAGAGGTGTCAGCAAGGGACTTGATTGAGACTTCTTCTAATACCAAAAAAG GGGTAAATGATGTCAAATATGGTAATGGAGGCTATAGTGACAGTGGTAGCGGTGgttacaacaatggttatccggATAATGGTGGTGGTGGCTACCCGGGTAATGGTGGTGCTTACAATGGTGATCAAGGTGATGATTATGCAGATAATGGTGATTATTTCTCTGGTAATAATGGGGGTTATAATGGTGGTTACCCTAATAATGGAGGGAGCTACACAGGTGGTTTTTATCCTGGCCATCGTGGAGTTTATATTGGTGGTCACCATGGTCATCATGGTGTTTATTTTGGTGGATATGGTGGTGGTAGCTTGGGTCATGGTGGTGTTTATATGGGTGGTTATGGTGGTGGTTTCGTAGGTAATGATGGTCACAAAGATGATGTTGTTGCAGTGCATACTAAAGACAACACTCGTAACTAA
- the LOC131617694 gene encoding dormancy-associated protein 2-like: MNSRKSIVILGLLSLVLFISSQVSARNLFETSTYSKDGQEVVEKSHEINKSKYVEGGNSQGGSGHVGVDCEECCFGSHIGGHCRSCCRYAGEAVAVKTKDNTRN; encoded by the exons ATGAATTCGAGAAAATCAATCGTCATCCTTGGCCTGTTGTCCTTGGTTCTTTTTATCTCTTCACAGGTGTCAGCTAGGAACTTATTCGAGACTTCCACTTATTCCAAAGATGGTCAGG aAGTTGTCGAAAAGTCACATGAAATAAACAAATCCAAATATGTCGAGGGAGGCAACAGTCAAGGTGGAAGTGGACATGTAGGTGTTGATTGCGAAGAATGTTGCTTTGGGTCTCATATTGGTGGGCATTGCAGAAGTTGTTGTAGATATGCTGGTGAGGCTGTTGCTGTGAAAACTAAGGACAACACTCGTAACTAA
- the LOC131617693 gene encoding protein MAINTENANCE OF MERISTEMS-like, with translation MHVVGAACFVDKSARYVDVTYLRYFMDLDTVHQWNWGAATLAYLYQKLNEASNWRTRQLVGSCTLLTSWIISYFSRIHGFHIDPAYVDAMPRAARYDLQRGNDAVGPYRLYLDRTMHDDVTWRPFADYAQVVPFDGVALYSGWLACGTGIMVRYLPERCMRQFGFVQIILRSPFEAAPDTVTRVQLTAIWEEWQHHVVPEEYRRMRVTQDWHSVEGYVTWFYRVSHPLLRPDVPGAPRPAHEEILENRQAEDDHAIDLLPICQRIEMLGRDALHRGVIHQGGPEAVAVMEMIVTDAGRAAGYRRQRRAQGERVRHTQ, from the exons atgcatgtggtaggcgctgcatgctttgtggacaagagcgccaggtacgtcgacgtgacctacctccgctatttcatggacctggataccgttcaccagtggaactggggggcagctactctggcatatctctaccagaagctgaatgaggcctccaactggaggacgaggcagctggtcggatcctgcactctgcttacg agctggatcatctcctacttctcccgcatccacggcttccacatcgatcctgcgtacgttgacgccatgcccagggccgccagatacgacctccagagggggaacgatgcggtgggaccataccgcctgtacctggaccgcacgatgcacgacgacgtcacctggaggccgttcgccgactatgctcaggttgtccccttcgacggggttgctctatattcaggctggttggcatgcgggaccggcatcatggtccggtatctcccggagcggtgcatgcggcagtttgggttcgtgcagatcatactcaggtcacccttcgaggctgctcctgacacagtgaccagagtgcagctcactgccatatgggaggagtggcagcatcatgtggtaccggaggagtaccgtcgcatgcgggtcacccaggactggcacagtgtggaggggtacgtcacatggttctaccgggtgtcccatcctctcttgagacccgacgttcccggcgctcctaggccagcacacgaggagatcctggagaaccggcaggcggaggatgaccacgccatcgatctccttccgatctgccagcggatagagatgcttgggcgggacgcgttgcatcgaggtgtcattcatcagggcggaccagaggcagtcgccgtgatggagatgatcgtcactgatgcgggccgtgcggcggggtacaggcggcagaggagggcccagggtgagcgggttaggcacacccagtag
- the LOC131617692 gene encoding dormancy-associated protein 2-like, translated as MDSKRLVIHIIGLLAWVVLISSKVSARVFTETFSNTKKDVDNINENKVSYGNVGYGNFGGVYPGNGGYLDNGDGYYEGYPNNGGFYQGNGGYGGGYPINGGGYPGNGGYGGGYPGNFGGNNGNDLLGNIGGIIGGIVGNIGGLLGGRRGGAAVVGQAKDNTRN; from the exons ATGGATTCGAAAAGATTAGTAATCCATATCATAGGGCTGTTGGCTTGGGTTGTTCTTATCTCCTCAAAGGTGTCAGCTAGGGTCTTCACTGAGACTTTCTCTAACACCAAAAAGG ATGTtgataatataaatgaaaataaagtcaGTTATGGAAATGTAGGCTACGGAAATTTTGGTGGTGTTTATCCAGGTAATGGCGGTTACCTGGATAATGGTGATGGATATTATGAAGGTTACCCCAATAATGGTGGGTTTTATCAGGGTAATGGTGGTTATGGCGGAGGTTATCCGATTAATGGTGGTGGTTACCCTGGTAATGGTGGCTATGGTGGTGGTTACCCGGGTAATTTTGGAGGAAACAATGGTAATGATTTGCTCGGTAACATTGGTGGTATTATTGGTGGTATTGTGGGTAATATTGGTGGTCTTCTTGGAGGTCGCCGTGGGGGTGCCGCAGTTGTTGGGCAAGCTAAGGACAACACTCGTAACTAA